The following are encoded together in the Serratia sp. UGAL515B_01 genome:
- the waaA gene encoding lipid IV(A) 3-deoxy-D-manno-octulosonic acid transferase, giving the protein MLLRLYQVLLYLIQPLIWLRLLLRSRKAPAYRKRWAERYGFCAGKVLPNGIMLHSVSVGETLAAIPLVRALRHRYPHLPITVTTMTPTGSERVQSAFGKGVHHVYLPYDLPGSMHRFLNQVNPKLVIIMETEIWPNLINALYRRKIPLIIANARLSARSAAGYTKIGGFIRDILGRITLIAAQNQEDGDRFIELGLKRSQLTVTGSLKFDISVTPELAARAVTLRRQWAPRRPVWIATSTHEGEEAILLEAHRKLLAKHPDLLLILVPRHPERFSTAKEMTQKAGFSYTTRSSGAVPSGSTQVVIGDTMGELMLLYGIADLAFVGGSLVERGGHNPLEAAAHAIPVLMGPHTFNFKDICAKLSEAGGLITVTDVEQLVKEVETLLTDEDYRRYYGRHAVEVLYQNQGALQRLLHLLEPHLPPRSH; this is encoded by the coding sequence ATGTTGCTCCGTTTATATCAGGTATTACTCTACCTTATACAACCCCTGATTTGGCTTCGTTTATTGTTGCGTAGCCGTAAAGCACCAGCCTACCGTAAACGTTGGGCAGAACGTTATGGTTTCTGCGCCGGGAAAGTATTACCCAATGGTATTATGCTGCATTCCGTTTCTGTTGGTGAAACATTGGCAGCGATCCCATTGGTTCGCGCACTGCGTCACCGTTACCCCCACTTGCCGATTACAGTCACGACCATGACGCCTACGGGTTCTGAACGTGTGCAATCCGCTTTCGGTAAAGGCGTGCATCATGTCTACCTGCCTTACGATCTGCCGGGATCTATGCACCGCTTCCTCAATCAGGTTAACCCCAAGCTGGTTATTATCATGGAGACCGAGATCTGGCCAAACCTGATTAATGCCCTGTATCGACGCAAGATCCCGTTGATTATCGCCAATGCCCGCCTTTCTGCCCGCTCAGCGGCGGGCTATACGAAGATAGGTGGTTTTATCCGCGATATCTTGGGCCGCATAACGTTGATCGCTGCTCAGAATCAGGAAGATGGCGATCGGTTTATCGAGTTGGGCCTTAAGCGTTCGCAGCTGACCGTCACCGGAAGCCTAAAATTTGATATCTCTGTCACCCCGGAACTGGCTGCACGAGCCGTTACGTTGCGTCGCCAATGGGCACCGCGACGCCCGGTATGGATTGCCACCAGTACTCATGAAGGTGAGGAAGCTATTTTACTGGAAGCGCACCGTAAGTTATTGGCGAAACACCCTGATTTATTACTCATACTGGTGCCGCGTCACCCTGAACGTTTTTCGACCGCTAAAGAAATGACGCAGAAGGCGGGCTTCAGCTATACCACGCGTAGCAGCGGCGCAGTCCCGTCGGGTAGTACGCAAGTGGTGATTGGCGATACCATGGGTGAGTTAATGCTTTTGTACGGTATTGCTGATTTGGCATTTGTGGGGGGCAGTCTGGTCGAACGTGGTGGACATAACCCGCTTGAAGCAGCGGCTCACGCCATCCCAGTGTTAATGGGTCCACACACTTTCAATTTCAAAGATATCTGCGCCAAGCTTTCTGAGGCTGGTGGGCTTATTACCGTCACCGATGTGGAGCAACTGGTGAAAGAAGTGGAAACACTACTGACCGATGAAGACTATCGCCGCTACTACGGACGTCATGCGGTTGAAGTTCTGTATCAGAATCAGGGTGCACTACAGCGCCTGCTTCACTTGCTGGAGCCACATTTGCCACCACGGAGCCACTAG
- a CDS encoding glycosyltransferase family 2 protein — MSNRRSLSVVMIVKNEADLLAECIQSVAWADEIIVLDSGSTDGSVVLGESLGAKVFTHTDWQGFGKQRQKAQSYASQDYILMIDADERVTPELRQSIEHVLATANDDVVYSLGRRNLFLGRFMRHSGWYPDRVNRLYAKARYCYNDDLVHESLNTNAAKIVMLQGDLLHLTCRDFFTFQRKQLHYAEQWAAQRHQAGKRCGYLPIFTHTLGAFCKTWLLRAGFLDGKQGLLLAMINAQYTFNKYAALWALGRNATQ; from the coding sequence ATGAGTAACCGCAGAAGCCTGTCAGTCGTGATGATTGTTAAAAATGAGGCCGATTTGTTGGCAGAGTGTATACAGTCAGTTGCCTGGGCAGATGAGATTATTGTACTCGACTCTGGCAGCACCGACGGTTCCGTTGTCTTGGGAGAAAGCCTGGGTGCTAAAGTATTTACGCACACTGATTGGCAGGGGTTTGGCAAGCAGCGTCAGAAGGCTCAGAGTTATGCCTCTCAGGATTATATTCTGATGATCGATGCAGATGAGCGTGTTACCCCAGAGCTTCGCCAATCCATAGAGCATGTTCTGGCAACGGCAAATGATGACGTTGTCTATAGCCTTGGTCGCCGTAATCTTTTCCTGGGCCGGTTTATGCGCCACAGTGGCTGGTATCCCGATCGAGTCAATCGGCTGTATGCTAAAGCACGTTATTGCTACAACGATGATCTGGTGCATGAGTCTCTCAATACCAACGCGGCAAAAATCGTTATGTTGCAAGGCGATCTCTTGCACCTGACCTGTCGTGATTTTTTTACTTTCCAGCGTAAACAGCTGCACTATGCAGAACAATGGGCGGCTCAACGCCATCAAGCGGGTAAACGCTGCGGTTATCTGCCTATCTTCACTCACACGTTGGGCGCTTTTTGTAAAACCTGGTTGCTACGTGCCGGTTTTCTTGACGGTAAACAGGGTTTGTTGTTGGCCATGATCAATGCGCAATATACTTTCAATAAATACGCCGCACTGTGGGCATTGGGTCGTAATGCGACCCAATAG
- the coaD gene encoding pantetheine-phosphate adenylyltransferase, with the protein MSSKAIYPGTFDPMTNGHLDLVTRASKMFDHVILAIAASSSKKPLFTLEERVALAKQVTTHLDNVEVHGFSELMAHFAAHQNANILVRGLRAVSDFEYELQLANMNRHLMPTLESVFLMPSEEWSFISSSLVKEVARHDGDIAPFLPDVVTKALLKKLAEQ; encoded by the coding sequence ATGAGTAGCAAAGCCATTTACCCAGGTACGTTCGATCCGATGACTAACGGCCATCTAGATTTAGTCACCCGTGCGTCAAAGATGTTTGATCACGTCATTCTGGCTATTGCTGCCAGTTCAAGTAAAAAACCGTTGTTTACTCTGGAAGAACGTGTTGCTTTGGCTAAGCAGGTGACTACTCATCTGGATAACGTTGAGGTACACGGTTTCAGCGAACTGATGGCGCACTTTGCCGCCCACCAGAATGCCAATATTCTGGTGAGGGGCCTGCGTGCCGTGTCGGATTTCGAATATGAATTGCAGCTGGCGAACATGAACCGCCATCTGATGCCAACGCTTGAAAGCGTATTTCTGATGCCTTCGGAAGAGTGGTCGTTTATCTCCTCTTCCTTGGTAAAAGAAGTGGCACGCCATGACGGTGATATCGCACCGTTCCTGCCAGATGTCGTCACTAAAGCATTGCTGAAAAAACTGGCCGAGCAATAA
- the mutM gene encoding bifunctional DNA-formamidopyrimidine glycosylase/DNA-(apurinic or apyrimidinic site) lyase, translated as MPELPEVETSRRGIEPYLVGHNIQHALVRNARLRWPVSEQILSLSDRPVRSVQRRAKYLLIELDQGWIIVHLGMSGSLRMLAEETPAGKHDHVDLVMSNGMTLRYTDPRRFGAWLWCEDPATSPVLAHLGPEPLSEAFNGSYLYEKSRNKRTLIKPWLMDNKLVVGVGNIYASESLFTAGIMPDRQAGSLNKMQAELLVETIKAVLQRSIEQGGTTLRDFLQSDGKPGYFAQELQVYGRAGEPCRMCGTPIESTKHGQRSTFFCRRCQG; from the coding sequence ATGCCTGAATTACCTGAAGTCGAAACCAGCCGGCGCGGCATTGAGCCTTATCTTGTCGGCCACAACATTCAGCACGCGCTTGTACGTAATGCGCGTCTGCGTTGGCCGGTCTCGGAACAAATCTTATCGCTAAGCGATCGCCCGGTACGCAGCGTACAGCGTCGTGCAAAATATCTGCTGATCGAACTGGACCAAGGTTGGATTATCGTGCACTTAGGGATGTCTGGCAGCTTGCGTATGCTGGCAGAGGAAACACCTGCGGGTAAACACGACCATGTTGATCTCGTCATGAGTAATGGCATGACCCTGCGTTATACCGACCCACGGCGCTTTGGTGCTTGGTTGTGGTGCGAAGACCCTGCGACCAGTCCTGTATTGGCCCATCTTGGCCCAGAACCGTTGAGTGAAGCCTTTAATGGCAGCTACCTGTACGAGAAATCCCGCAACAAACGCACATTAATTAAGCCCTGGCTGATGGATAACAAACTGGTCGTTGGGGTAGGAAATATCTATGCCAGCGAATCACTATTTACCGCAGGGATCATGCCGGATCGTCAGGCTGGCTCATTGAATAAAATGCAGGCGGAACTGCTGGTAGAAACGATCAAGGCAGTTCTGCAACGTTCAATCGAACAAGGGGGCACAACATTACGGGATTTTCTGCAGTCAGACGGTAAACCGGGGTATTTTGCGCAAGAACTACAGGTCTATGGCCGCGCTGGGGAACCCTGCCGCATGTGCGGCACGCCAATTGAGAGCACAAAGCATGGGCAGCGCAGCACGTTCTTTTGTCGCCGCTGCCAAGGCTAA
- the rpmG gene encoding 50S ribosomal protein L33 gives MAKGVREKIKLVSSAGTGHFYTTTKNKRTKPEKLELKKFDPVVRQHVIYKEAKIK, from the coding sequence ATGGCTAAAGGTGTTCGCGAGAAGATCAAGCTGGTTTCTTCTGCTGGTACTGGTCACTTCTATACCACTACGAAGAACAAGCGTACTAAGCCGGAAAAATTGGAGCTGAAGAAATTCGATCCAGTTGTCCGTCAACACGTGATCTATAAAGAAGCTAAGATTAAATAA
- the rpmB gene encoding 50S ribosomal protein L28, giving the protein MSRVCQVTGKRPVSGNNRSHAMNATKRRFLPNLHSHRFWVEAEKRFVTLRVSAKGMRVIDKKGIETVLADLRARGEKY; this is encoded by the coding sequence ATGTCCCGAGTCTGCCAAGTTACTGGCAAGCGCCCGGTGAGTGGTAACAACCGCTCCCACGCAATGAACGCGACCAAACGCCGTTTTCTGCCTAACCTGCATTCACACCGTTTTTGGGTTGAGGCTGAGAAGCGCTTTGTAACTCTGCGTGTATCTGCTAAAGGTATGCGTGTTATCGATAAGAAGGGTATTGAGACGGTTTTGGCCGATCTCCGTGCCCGTGGTGAGAAGTATTAA
- the radC gene encoding RadC family protein: protein MSLWPGALAPREKLMRDGAASLSDMELLAIFLRTGLPGVHVSQRAEQLLTHFGSLYHLVSADYSQFCSQKGLGIAIYAQLQAISEMAFRLFSGPHLLENALLNPRVTQHYIHNLLAHHEREVFLVLFLDNQHRVIHHQEMFAGTISSVVVHPREIVREALKANAAALILAHNHPSGKAEPSHADRMITEQVVNACRLLEIRVLDHLVIGRGECVSFAERGWL from the coding sequence ATGTCGCTATGGCCTGGGGCCTTGGCCCCACGAGAGAAATTAATGCGCGATGGGGCTGCATCGCTATCAGATATGGAACTTCTGGCAATTTTTTTGCGAACCGGCTTACCGGGAGTCCACGTTTCGCAACGTGCTGAACAATTGTTGACACATTTTGGTTCGCTGTACCATCTGGTTTCGGCCGATTACTCACAATTTTGTAGCCAAAAAGGCTTGGGGATTGCCATTTATGCCCAGTTACAGGCAATTTCTGAGATGGCTTTCCGACTGTTTTCTGGTCCACACTTACTGGAAAATGCACTTCTGAATCCTAGAGTGACCCAGCATTATATTCACAACCTGCTGGCTCATCATGAGCGGGAAGTGTTTTTAGTGCTGTTTTTGGATAATCAACACCGGGTTATTCATCACCAGGAAATGTTTGCTGGCACTATCAGCAGCGTCGTTGTGCATCCGAGAGAAATTGTGCGTGAAGCGTTGAAGGCTAATGCAGCGGCCCTCATTTTGGCGCATAATCATCCTTCGGGTAAGGCTGAGCCCAGCCACGCCGACCGAATGATAACCGAGCAAGTAGTCAATGCATGCCGGTTATTAGAGATCCGAGTGCTCGACCATTTGGTTATAGGCCGGGGTGAATGTGTCTCTTTTGCTGAGCGCGGGTGGCTTTAA
- the coaBC gene encoding bifunctional phosphopantothenoylcysteine decarboxylase/phosphopantothenate--cysteine ligase CoaBC → MMTGLSGKHIVLGISGGIAAYKCPELVRRLRDRGAEVRVVMTNAAKAFITPLTLQAVSGHPVSDDLLDPAAEAAMGHIELGKWADLVILAPATADLLARVAAGMANDLLSTVCLATDAPIAAAPAMNQQMYRAAATQTNLQTLQERGLLLWGPDSGSQACGDVGPGRMLDPLDIVELANSYFLVPQNLKHLKIMITAGPTCEALDPVRFISNHSSGKMGFAIARAAAARGAQVILVAGPVTQDTPPWVTRIDVVSALEMEKVVQQHAGQQNIFISCAAVADYRPEQIADEKIKKQGDEIILKMVKNPDIVASVAAMNKNRPFVVGFAAETQNVEEYARQKLARKKLDLICANDVSLAEHGFNSDTNALHLFWQDGEKRLPHSDKALLGQRLIDEIVSRYDEKNRR, encoded by the coding sequence ATGATGACTGGACTTTCCGGCAAACATATTGTGCTTGGCATCAGTGGTGGCATTGCTGCTTACAAATGTCCAGAGCTGGTTCGCCGCTTGCGCGACAGGGGGGCAGAGGTCAGAGTGGTCATGACCAACGCCGCTAAAGCATTCATTACCCCACTGACGTTGCAGGCCGTTTCCGGCCATCCGGTTTCAGACGATCTGCTGGATCCTGCAGCTGAAGCGGCTATGGGGCATATTGAGTTGGGCAAATGGGCGGATCTGGTTATCCTGGCACCGGCAACGGCCGATCTGCTGGCCCGTGTTGCCGCAGGCATGGCTAATGACCTGCTGTCCACCGTCTGCCTGGCCACAGATGCCCCTATCGCTGCAGCACCCGCAATGAACCAACAGATGTACCGTGCTGCCGCCACTCAAACCAATTTGCAAACCCTACAGGAACGCGGCTTATTGTTATGGGGGCCAGACAGCGGTAGCCAGGCTTGCGGTGACGTTGGACCAGGACGGATGTTAGACCCACTGGACATTGTTGAATTAGCCAACAGCTATTTTTTAGTTCCACAGAACCTTAAGCATTTAAAGATCATGATTACTGCCGGGCCTACGTGTGAAGCATTGGACCCGGTGCGCTTCATCAGTAATCACAGTTCCGGTAAAATGGGCTTTGCCATCGCGCGTGCAGCCGCCGCACGCGGTGCACAGGTGATACTTGTTGCTGGGCCGGTCACCCAAGACACTCCGCCTTGGGTGACCAGAATAGACGTTGTCAGCGCATTGGAAATGGAGAAGGTGGTACAGCAACATGCGGGGCAGCAGAATATTTTCATTTCCTGTGCTGCCGTAGCTGACTATCGGCCAGAGCAGATCGCAGATGAAAAAATCAAAAAGCAGGGTGATGAAATCATCCTCAAGATGGTAAAAAACCCTGATATTGTCGCTAGTGTTGCAGCGATGAACAAAAATCGCCCTTTTGTCGTCGGGTTTGCTGCCGAAACCCAGAATGTGGAAGAATACGCGCGACAAAAACTGGCGCGCAAGAAACTGGATTTAATCTGCGCTAACGATGTATCGCTTGCAGAGCACGGTTTTAATAGTGATACCAATGCCCTGCATCTTTTTTGGCAGGATGGAGAAAAACGCCTTCCGCATAGCGATAAGGCACTCCTTGGCCAACGTTTAATTGACGAGATAGTCAGCCGTTATGATGAAAAAAATCGACGTTAA
- the dut gene encoding dUTP diphosphatase yields MMKKIDVKILDPRIGQDFPLPTYATPGSAGLDLRACLDSAIELAAGETTLLPTGLAIHIADTGLAAVILPRSGLGHKHGVVLGNLVGLIDSDYQGQLMVSVWNRGQKSFTIEPGERIAQMVFVPVVQAEFNLVTEFDSSERGAGGFGHSGRH; encoded by the coding sequence ATGATGAAAAAAATCGACGTTAAGATCCTTGACCCGCGTATCGGTCAGGATTTCCCATTACCCACCTATGCTACTCCAGGTTCTGCCGGTCTTGATCTGCGGGCCTGTTTGGATAGTGCAATTGAACTTGCAGCGGGTGAAACTACATTGCTGCCTACTGGCTTAGCAATTCATATTGCCGATACGGGTTTAGCGGCTGTGATCTTGCCGCGCTCGGGTTTAGGCCATAAGCATGGTGTTGTGTTGGGTAATCTGGTTGGCCTGATCGACTCCGACTACCAAGGTCAATTAATGGTTTCTGTGTGGAACCGTGGACAGAAATCTTTCACTATTGAACCTGGCGAGCGCATTGCACAGATGGTATTTGTGCCGGTGGTACAGGCGGAATTTAATCTGGTGACTGAATTTGACAGCAGCGAACGCGGTGCTGGTGGTTTCGGTCACTCTGGTCGCCACTAG
- the slmA gene encoding nucleoid occlusion factor SlmA, protein MAEKENTKRNRREEILQALAQMLESSDGSQRITTAKLAANVGVSEAALYRHFPSKTRMFDSLIEFIEDSLITRINLILQDEKDTLNRLRLIMLLVLGFAERNPGLTRIMTGHALMFEQDRLQGRINQLFERIEAQLRQVLKERKLREGRGFTTDETLLASQLLAFCEGMLSRYIRSEFRYRPTQDFDARWPLLAVQLQ, encoded by the coding sequence ATGGCAGAGAAAGAAAATACGAAAAGGAACCGGCGCGAGGAGATTTTGCAGGCGTTAGCCCAGATGCTGGAATCCAGCGATGGTAGTCAACGTATTACCACAGCAAAGCTTGCCGCTAACGTTGGTGTCTCCGAGGCTGCCCTGTACCGGCACTTTCCCAGCAAGACACGGATGTTTGACAGCCTGATCGAGTTTATTGAAGATAGTTTGATCACGCGTATCAACCTGATCCTCCAGGATGAAAAAGACACATTGAATCGTCTGCGTCTGATTATGTTGCTGGTGCTTGGATTTGCAGAGCGCAATCCAGGGTTGACGCGTATCATGACTGGGCATGCACTGATGTTTGAACAAGACCGTCTTCAGGGCAGAATCAACCAGCTTTTCGAGCGTATCGAAGCGCAATTACGTCAGGTGCTTAAGGAGCGTAAATTGCGCGAAGGCAGAGGCTTTACCACAGATGAAACACTACTGGCCAGCCAGCTTTTGGCCTTCTGTGAGGGAATGCTTTCACGTTATATTCGTTCTGAATTCCGCTACCGTCCAACGCAGGATTTTGATGCACGTTGGCCGTTGCTGGCCGTTCAGCTGCAATAA
- the pyrE gene encoding orotate phosphoribosyltransferase, whose protein sequence is MKAYQRQFIEFALNKQVLKFGKFTLKSGRISPYFFNAGLFNTGRDLALLGRFYAEALVDSGIDFDLLFGPAYKGIPIATTTAVALAEHHERDVPYCFNRKEAKDHGEGGTLVGSPLQGRVMLVDDVITAGTAIRESMEIISANSANLAGVLISLDRQERGSKDISAIQEVERDYHCKVIAIITLEDLIAYLEEKPEMANHLVAVRTYREQYGV, encoded by the coding sequence ATGAAAGCCTATCAGCGCCAGTTTATTGAGTTCGCGCTAAACAAACAGGTATTGAAATTCGGCAAGTTTACGCTGAAATCAGGCCGAATCAGCCCCTATTTCTTCAATGCTGGCCTGTTTAATACCGGGCGCGACCTTGCGTTGTTAGGCCGTTTCTATGCTGAGGCATTGGTGGATTCAGGTATTGATTTTGACCTGTTGTTCGGCCCAGCTTACAAGGGTATCCCGATCGCCACGACTACAGCAGTTGCACTGGCCGAGCATCATGAACGTGACGTTCCTTATTGCTTTAATCGCAAAGAAGCCAAAGATCATGGCGAGGGTGGGACATTGGTCGGTAGTCCACTTCAGGGCCGCGTAATGCTGGTAGATGATGTGATTACCGCTGGTACGGCAATTCGTGAATCAATGGAAATCATCAGTGCTAACAGTGCAAACCTGGCTGGCGTGCTGATTTCTCTTGATCGGCAGGAGCGTGGCAGTAAGGATATCTCTGCAATTCAGGAAGTGGAGCGGGATTATCATTGCAAAGTGATCGCCATTATTACCCTCGAAGATTTAATTGCGTATCTGGAAGAGAAACCTGAAATGGCAAACCACCTGGTTGCAGTAAGGACGTATCGCGAGCAGTACGGCGTTTAA